In Ignavibacteriota bacterium, the following proteins share a genomic window:
- a CDS encoding restriction endonuclease subunit S, which translates to MKTVNWDRKPLGAVADLCLGKMLDQNKNRGDLFPYLANVNVRWGEFDLNDLRTMRFEAHEMERYGLKFGDIMCEGGEPGRCAIWRDQLPGMMIQKALHRIRPKELLDYQFLFYNLLHIGKTKQFDQYFTGATIKHLPGEKLAKVEVDIPPLPIQRRIAGILSSYDELIENSQRRIKILEAMARALYREWFVHFRFPGHESVPRVPSPLGDIPKGWEVKTVADAFEISGGGTPSRKVEAFWEGGTIQWYSPSDLTGAGTMFMDDSSDHITNEGLAQSSARMFPARSVMLTSRATIGAIAINTQPACTNQGFITCLPNDRVPLYLQFHWLKENVPTYQRMASGATFKEISRGVFKTIEFLQPTDDLSEKFEATAAPMAEQILAPPTPNPKTSAAPAICCCRGCCWGRWTSQRRPHDHVPRLRHQL; encoded by the coding sequence TTGAAGACCGTGAATTGGGACCGGAAGCCTTTGGGGGCTGTGGCAGACCTCTGTCTCGGCAAGATGCTTGACCAGAACAAGAATCGCGGGGACCTGTTTCCGTATCTTGCGAACGTCAATGTCCGCTGGGGCGAGTTTGATCTGAATGACCTGCGCACTATGCGCTTTGAAGCTCACGAAATGGAACGGTATGGCCTTAAGTTCGGTGACATCATGTGCGAAGGCGGCGAGCCTGGCCGCTGTGCCATCTGGAGAGACCAACTCCCAGGAATGATGATTCAAAAGGCTCTCCATAGAATCAGGCCGAAAGAACTTCTGGACTACCAATTTCTTTTCTATAACCTTCTGCATATTGGCAAGACCAAGCAATTTGATCAGTACTTCACAGGCGCGACCATCAAACACTTGCCGGGAGAAAAACTGGCAAAGGTCGAAGTTGACATTCCCCCCCTCCCGATCCAGCGACGGATCGCGGGCATCCTGTCGTCATACGACGAGCTGATCGAGAACAGCCAGCGGCGCATCAAGATTCTGGAGGCGATGGCCCGCGCCCTCTACCGCGAGTGGTTCGTCCACTTCCGCTTCCCCGGCCACGAATCCGTCCCGCGCGTCCCGTCCCCCCTCGGCGACATTCCGAAAGGTTGGGAGGTGAAAACAGTTGCCGATGCGTTTGAAATTTCCGGTGGGGGCACTCCATCTCGGAAGGTGGAGGCGTTCTGGGAAGGCGGCACCATCCAGTGGTATTCGCCAAGCGACCTGACTGGCGCAGGCACGATGTTCATGGACGATTCAAGCGATCACATCACCAATGAAGGACTTGCGCAGAGTTCTGCACGGATGTTCCCGGCGCGCAGCGTGATGCTGACCAGCCGCGCCACGATTGGTGCGATCGCGATCAATACTCAACCGGCCTGTACGAATCAGGGATTCATCACTTGCCTGCCAAATGACCGGGTGCCCCTGTACCTCCAATTCCACTGGCTGAAGGAAAACGTGCCGACGTATCAGCGCATGGCATCGGGCGCGACGTTCAAGGAAATCAGCCGGGGTGTGTTCAAGACCATCGAGTTTCTACAACCGACGGATGATTTGAGCGAGAAGTTCGAAGCCACGGCCGCACCAATGGCTGAGCAGATCCTGGCCCCTCCAACGCCAAATCCAAAAACCTCCGCCGCACCCGCGATCTGCTGCTGCCGCGGTTGCTGTTGGGGCAGGTGGACCTCGCAACGGAGGCCGCATGACCACGTTCCCCGCCTACGCCACCAACTTTGA